From Daucus carota subsp. sativus chromosome 6, DH1 v3.0, whole genome shotgun sequence:
GGTCTAACAACAAAAATCCCATAAACCAGATTCCCCGAAAGCATGcttagttttttaatatttttgacatgagctgggaaaatcattccAGAAAGAAAACTAAGATATGAAATTACCCATCAACTCATCAATCTATGCTTGCCTATTTGGaagaattttataatatgaagTTGTGGTTCGGGTATATATCCAATTTACACCAAGCTGAAAACTGATATATAAAGTTGAACCAGACTGGTAAATCCTGTGCATCCCAAACACAGAATCCTCAAATTCCTGTGCAGATCGCAGTCCCACCCCTGCCAGAAATTTCAGGGACAAAACTACTCGCAATGTATGTATGTTTAACATTGAAACCTAATTAATCATTCCATACTCCAACTGCACAGTACCAGTGACATATACGGATTTACCATAGGCCTGACTTGGTACGGAACTTGCAAAGACATAAATGTGCCCAAATTATAACATACAGAAAACCTTGGCAGACAAAAAACACAAGCCCTATGAAGTTATTAGCATAAAAAGAGAATTTCTTTGCAAGACTTAAAGAGCATCCATTCGGCACCTATGacagagtcagagagaggctaATTAATCACCTAAGCTAGGCAGACCAGATGGACACTATGTGATGAATATAACTGGATGCACCTCCACAAGAGATCCTTCCGAACAGGAATAGGACAGATATGGGCTTTCTTGCCAATGCAGACTTGCATAGGGCGCCTAGACTTGGATCTCCCTCCCAAGCATTATCATACAGAAAACTAttgaaaaaatcaaattttatttcttaaaagAACATGGGTATTTAGTAGCACTGTATCAagatataacatttttttaagctCACTCACTTATAACCAAATGCAAATTAGAGTATCTCCcaaaggatatataaaatacaaccaaaattttcaagctaatCTAATACTTAACTGGATGTTATATATTGCTACTTATGATTCACTTCATGATTTTGTAAATACTCTAagcttcaaaaataataatataggaCTCTTGAACTGTAACATCAAATTTTCTATAATCAGATTGAGCATTGCCTTTCAGTTGGTGTATTCCTAAGAAACACATGGTTAGTAAGTAACAGTAGCGAGTACATTGGATTCATCTTAATGTCCAGTGATATGATTAAATAGGGCAGATCACAGCTAAAATGTTTTTGGACTCTAAATAAATTTGTACACTACATAATCATCTTTGGCGAACTCAGGGGTGTTGGACAAGTGTTGTGCTTGTGTCTACATATACGAACTGCAATCACCTTAAAGTTTACTTGATAATGAATTACAACCAGCTAACTACGATGCCTTGGTATGCAGCTGAATATTGTCAAATTTATTAGCAATGAACAGCACTGATGGATTGTATCAAGTGCATTGTGGCTTTAGAGAATAAGATGTTGAGCAATATCCAAATGTAAGATGAGATAAACAAGGATAAAAACCCGAAATACAGCTTGGgctttgtttttcaaaaaatttagagGGCTGATGGTTGGTAAGCCTGCTGATAATAAATGATCAATTCTCACATCTCATAATTgataatttgaaatttcaagAAGCACGACTGCTTTTAACTAAGAAAATAGACCAACATTTGATCAATATGTTAGTGTCACCAGACCTTAAACAGTTTGGCCCTCTTTCCAGAATTGACAACAATCAATAATCTTCAAATAGAAGTTTTATCCTctaaattgataaattaaatacaaaaaaaagCTTAGAAAAGATATCCTAAAATGATTACTGAAGATTATTCATAATTGACAAAAAAGTTCAAAGATAATCCAAAACTCTCTATTTTAGAACTTCATAACGGGTTTATGTAGACAGTAGTCACCTTTATTGTTCGACCCTTGTCGCTTCAATCTGTAGCCAATGATCCTTTTCAACAAGAATAAATTAAtattccataatcaagtaaACTCAGTATATGTGGGATTCATAAACATGCAGATGCTGGTTTAAAAAAGCTTCAATAAACCAATCTTAAAATGAACTAATTACTGGAGCAGGACACCTCAGAGTGTAATATCGAAAAGTTTGTCATTAACTTGGAGAAACTACCAGGTGTTATTACCCTCATTATTTCATTTGATCCCACCTAAGCAGAGTCCTTGTCCACTCTGTTGTCTGTACAATCTTGTTCCTTTTAGAATATTTCTTCCTAGAAACAATTATTGCATAAAAATAGTTTATTACCAATTCAAACCAATCATATTAATGTTTCCGTCAACATTACACGGTTTGCTATTGCTATTGGTAAATAACATTTTCATATAACCAAATTTGACGGTAACAAAAAATCGCTGTGGTAAATATATCGTATAATATACTATACacttgtttgatattgtaaTTTCATATGTTTGCCTAAGTAGATTTTTGCATTTCCTAGTTTTCATATTGCCCAAGGACTTGCTGTAAATCTACAAAATATAATACTTCAACCGTATAACATCTGCACTTGAAGGGACTTCTCATTTCTACAACATTGTCCGTTCTTCCAATCTATTTTTGCATTAAGATGAAGCAGGGCCATGTTTCATAACTAAACATCTAAAATTTCAACATGATTAGAACCACGACACTAAATTTCAGAATGCAGAACCAATAATGCACATGGTACAACAATCATGACAAAGATATATTTCCAAATAAACAATCTATATATTACATCAAGTATCATAATTCGTAGTATATGACAAGGGAGAAGTTCTCACCGGCATAGAAGAACTATAAAACACCTCCAACCTATCCCGAAACCGCTCCTCACTAGACTTCAACATTACAGGAAGCGACAAACACACCCTTTTCTCCACACATTTCTTGTGCCTTGGCTTAATCCTATTCTCCAAACTAAACGAAAAATAATGTGGAAACTCCTTCAATTCCTTCAAATTCCTCCCCATTTCAATCACAAAATAGTTAAATTTCGGCTCCAAATTCTCCTTAATACTGTAACAAAACAACGAGGGAAATCTCCGAAACATAGCAATGGTATCCTTATTCGAAAACCCGAGCTGCTGGAAATACTCAATTCTCGGTATAAGCTTGGACTCCACCGAGCAAGACAACAAATGAGTCAACTTATTAACTTTACATATCCCCACCGTGCTCTGAAGGAAATACAATGTAGGCCTTAACTGCAACTCCACGCTACAAATCAGTAACCGCGGTCTTCGATGAATGACATGGCGAAGATCACGGCCTTGCACATGAGCTTCCCTTAGTAAAAAAGTGAAAACAGGGACTAGGCTTGAAGTGGGGGCAGAGAGAATTTCGGGGCACATGGAGGCGGCGCGTCGAAGGTCAGGAGGAGTGAGGCCAATCGAGTAGAGAAGAGAGATGGTTGATTTGATGGAGGGAATGGGAGTGGAGAGAATGGGCGGGTGGGAGGAGAGGAAGGAGAG
This genomic window contains:
- the LOC135147114 gene encoding protein SEEDLING LETHAL 1, chloroplastic isoform X3; translated protein: MLETPHRHHFSTTNTLPKPPISHPRRKLLSFPSLSSKNTSLVSLPPKPHKSQLPPPPNPPNSIPPSPPNADFQQKLIYFDSIGIDFLSFLSSHPPILSTPIPSIKSTISLLYSIGLTPPDLRRAASMCPEILSAPTSSLVPVFTFLLREAHVQGRDLRHVIHRRPRLLICSVELQLRPTLYFLQSTVGICKVNKLTHLLSCSVESKLIPRIEYFQQLGFSNKDTIAMFRRFPSLFCYSIKENLEPKFNYFVIEMGRNLKELKEFPHYFSFSLENRIKPRHKKCVEKRVCLSLPVMLKSSEERFRDRLEVFYSSSMPFSV
- the LOC135147114 gene encoding protein SEEDLING LETHAL 1, chloroplastic isoform X2, whose protein sequence is MLETPHRHHFSTTNTLPKPPISHPRRKLLSFPSLSSKNTSLVSLPPKPHKSQLPPPPNPPNSIPPSPPNADFQQKLIYFDSIGIDFLSFLSSHPPILSTPIPSIKSTISLLYSIGLTPPDLRRAASMCPEILSAPTSSLVPVFTFLLREAHVQGRDLRHVIHRRPRLLICSVELQLRPTLYFLQSTVGICKVNKLTHLLSCSVESKLIPRIEYFQQLGFSNKDTIAMFRRFPSLFCYSIKENLEPKFNYFVIEMGRNLKELKEFPHYFSFSLENRIKPRHKKCVEKRVCLSLPVMLKSSEERFRDRLEVFYSSSMPEEIF
- the LOC135147114 gene encoding protein SEEDLING LETHAL 1, chloroplastic isoform X1; protein product: MLETPHRHHFSTTNTLPKPPISHPRRKLLSFPSLSSKNTSLVSLPPKPHKSQLPPPPNPPNSIPPSPPNADFQQKLIYFDSIGIDFLSFLSSHPPILSTPIPSIKSTISLLYSIGLTPPDLRRAASMCPEILSAPTSSLVPVFTFLLREAHVQGRDLRHVIHRRPRLLICSVELQLRPTLYFLQSTVGICKVNKLTHLLSCSVESKLIPRIEYFQQLGFSNKDTIAMFRRFPSLFCYSIKENLEPKFNYFVIEMGRNLKELKEFPHYFSFSLENRIKPRHKKCVEKRVCLSLPVMLKSSEERFRDRLEVFYSSSMPDHWLQIEATRVEQ